TGTCGGTTTATAATGCTCAGTTTTGTAATCTGCAATGACGTAGCCATCTTTTAACTCAATAACCCGTTCGGCTTGTGCGGCAAGTTTGGGATCATGAGTGACCATGATAATGGTATGACCTTTAGCATTTAGATCATGTAAGATCGCCATCACATCTTCGCCAGATTTGCTATCTAGTGCGCCAGTTGGCTCATCAGCTAAGATGACATCGCCACCATTCATCAAGGCGCGAGCAACAGAAACACGCTGCTGTTGGCCGCCTGAGAGCTGGCTAGGACGATTATTTACCTTTTCACCAAGACCTAGATCGGTCAAGAGCTTTTCTGCGCGATTGATTCGTGCCTCAGTATTCATACCAGCATACACGGCAGGGACGGCAACGTTATCTTTAGCGCTAATGTCACCAAGTAGGTGGTAGCGCTGAAAGATAAAGCCAAAATGCTCTCGGCGTAACTCAGCCAATTCATCTGCCTCTAGCTTGTTTGCTGATTGGCCATAAATCTTATAGTCACCTGCTGTCGCCTGATCTAAGCAACCCAAGATATTCATTAGAGTAGACTTACCAGAGCCAGATTGCCCGATAATCGCGACCATTTCACCTTGATTAATCGTTAAATTAACCTCGTGCAATACGCGAATGGTTTGCTCGCCGGCAGCAAACTCTCGAATAATACCCGACAGCTCCATAATTGGCTTGTCAGCGGTAGCTGCAGTATTGATATTATTCGGTGAGTCGTTTTCTATCGAAGCGCTACTGCTGTCAGTCGGCTGTTTATTAGATTGAGATATAGTCATAGCAATGTCTTTAATCAAAGATAGTGAGTGTCGTGATGAAAGGGCTAAGTTGCCCAAGCCCCTCCATCGTTACATAGTCAAAGAATTAATTACATCCTTGGAGTACCACCAGGTATACGAGTACGACCACCACCTTTACCTGAAGCATTGGCACTACCTTCGCCGATGATAACCTGCTCACCTTCTTTTAAACCACTTAAAATCTGCGCATTTACTCGGTTATCAATGCCTACTTCTACTGTGCGAGGTTCTACTGTGCCGTCATCACTTAGTACGCGTACAACCTTGCTGGTTTTTGCTTGACCTTCAGTTTGATTTCTCGCGGGTCTTTCTTGTATAGCTGCTGATGGCACAAGCAACGCGTCTTTGGCTTGATCGATGATGATATAAATCTGGGCGGTCATATCAATACGAAATAATCGCTCAGGGTTAGCTACTTCAACATAGCCAACATAGTAGATCGCAGAATCGGTTGAGCTGGTCTTGCTAATTTCCTCAGGTGCCGGCTCAATAGCTGTCAGTGTCGCATCATACTGCTTGTCTGGATTACCGATGATATTAAAGTAGGCGGGCATACCAGCATTGACATTGATAACATCGGCTTCGGAGATTTGTGCGTTGATTCTAACAGTAGACAAATCTGCTAAAGTTACGATGGTCGGGGCTGTTTGATTGGCATTGACCGTCGTGCCTTGCTCTGTGGTCACTGAGACGACAGTACCTGATATTGGCGCGCGAATCGTTGTATAGCTAAGGTCTTCTTGAGCCGTTGCGACATTGGTTTGAGACTTTCGTAATGCTGCTTGTTGGCTATTAATGTTTGCAGTGGCTGTTGCAATGGCGGCTTGTGCCGTATCAATAGCAGCGCGTGCATTGGCAACGGCTGCTTTTGCGGTCTCGACACTGGTCGCTTGTGTATCATATTCTTGTTGTGAGATAGCATCGATAGCGACTAATTCTTGCAAACGTGCAAAATCAGACTGTGCTTGTTTAAGCTCAGACTGACGGCTGGCAAGATCAGCATAGGCACTTTTTAGACTAGCTTGTTTGCTCAACGATTCTGCTTGCGCACTTTGTAGCGCGGCTTCGCTTTGCTCAAGACTGGCTTGTTCATTGCTCAGGCTGTTCTTCTGAGTCACTTGATCAATCTGTGCAATCAAATCGCCTTGTTTCACCTCGTCACCCACTTCTACATAGAGGTTTGTGACCTCACCAGAAACCTGTGCACCGACATCAACGGTATTAAGTGCTTTAACTTTACCTGATGCCATGACATTGTTTTCGATATCACCAACCTCAACAGGTGCGGTTAAATAACTGGGTTTTTCTTCCTCTGGTTTTAAAAAAGTATAGGCCAAAGCCCCTAATGCTACGATGATTAAGGCGATGACACCCCATTTGATAGCAGACTTTTTGCTTATTTTGCGCATAACAACAATCCAGTCACAATGAAATCAAGTGTACATATAGTAGAGGCTTGAAGTCCAAAAGGGAATGGTAGTTAGTTTAAGAAAGGTTAAGATAGTTTTTATGGAGGGAGACCAAGCACTGCGCTGAAAGTTATCAAAATTAAATTTTAGATAGGATGTCATCATAATAGAAGGGGATTAAAAATCGACTACGCAAGTAATGAAGACGTTGACGTATATTAAGAATAATTGCTATTTATCGTGCAGTAAACAGCCGCTTACCTGATAACTCAAGCGCTGCCTGCAATAATAACTCCCACGCTGGCTGACGCACGAGTCCTTTGATGGCTTGGTCACATTTATAAAGCAGGGCAGGCCATTCAGCCGTTTGAGTTTTTGACTGGCGACGGCAAGCTTGCTGGTACAACCCTTGTTTGCTACGCCAGATACCAAGCGCTTGCGGGTCTTGCCCATCCATCAACTGCATAATTTGCCGCATGTCTTTACTAATCGCCCATAATACCAAGGTGGTTGGCTCGTCGGTGGCTTTGAGCTGAAACATGATTTTAGCGACTTGCGTGCTGTTACCGGCAAGCATGGCATCCGATAAATCAAAGACGCTAAACTGTGCATCACTGACCAACGTGGCTTGTAGATCCTTAATGTCTAAGGCAACATTGTTTGGAAGTTGTGTAGAGTGATCAGCCTGATGATTAGACTCAATATTCTTAGCGACTAGCTGCGGCGCAAATAAGTAGGAGAGCCGCCATAAGGTCTGATAAGCGCTTAGCAGATGGTGCTCAGTATGCGACATAAGCAGCTGCCAGGCTTCTTGCGATAGTCGTAAACCAAACTGCTGAGCTTGTATTTGCAGGAGCTGCTGTCGTTGCTGCTCATTATATAAATTGCAATCAATGACATGACCATATTGAGCAAATGGCGTAAACCATTTGCTGCTTTGCGCTCGTTTGTCTTGTTTGGGCGTGAGCCACAATAAACTATGACTGTGCGTCCCTGTTTGAGCTTCAACGGCAAAGCGCTCAAGCTCAGTGATGACCGCCTTGTCAGGCTTATGGTTGCCTGTCACGATCAAGGCACTGGCATCATCAAATAAAGACTGGCTACCAAGCTCTGACAATACTTCTTGCCAGCTCTTGACTGATATC
This region of Psychrobacter sp. JCM 18902 genomic DNA includes:
- a CDS encoding DNA polymerase III subunit delta is translated as MQDTFIQAYPKLLQPSVAVAGLWLAHGDEPLLSQWLIDALRPHWRAQNYAIKRIELISVKSWQEVLSELGSQSLFDDASALIVTGNHKPDKAVITELERFAVEAQTGTHSHSLLWLTPKQDKRAQSSKWFTPFAQYGHVIDCNLYNEQQRQQLLQIQAQQFGLRLSQEAWQLLMSHTEHHLLSAYQTLWRLSYLFAPQLVAKNIESNHQADHSTQLPNNVALDIKDLQATLVSDAQFSVFDLSDAMLAGNSTQVAKIMFQLKATDEPTTLVLWAISKDMRQIMQLMDGQDPQALGIWRSKQGLYQQACRRQSKTQTAEWPALLYKCDQAIKGLVRQPAWELLLQAALELSGKRLFTAR
- a CDS encoding efflux RND transporter periplasmic adaptor subunit; translated protein: MRKISKKSAIKWGVIALIIVALGALAYTFLKPEEEKPSYLTAPVEVGDIENNVMASGKVKALNTVDVGAQVSGEVTNLYVEVGDEVKQGDLIAQIDQVTQKNSLSNEQASLEQSEAALQSAQAESLSKQASLKSAYADLASRQSELKQAQSDFARLQELVAIDAISQQEYDTQATSVETAKAAVANARAAIDTAQAAIATATANINSQQAALRKSQTNVATAQEDLSYTTIRAPISGTVVSVTTEQGTTVNANQTAPTIVTLADLSTVRINAQISEADVINVNAGMPAYFNIIGNPDKQYDATLTAIEPAPEEISKTSSTDSAIYYVGYVEVANPERLFRIDMTAQIYIIIDQAKDALLVPSAAIQERPARNQTEGQAKTSKVVRVLSDDGTVEPRTVEVGIDNRVNAQILSGLKEGEQVIIGEGSANASGKGGGRTRIPGGTPRM